The nucleotide window GGAGAAATCTGAGGGGAATCCGTATGGGAAAGACACTCTTCATCCAGAAACTGTCAAGCAGTTGGATGATGAGAACTATCAAAATATCATTTTGCCTGAAGAACTGGATGAAAAAATTGAAAACGGTGATGATGTAACTGTCTATTTTTACAGTCCCCTTTGCTCACACTGTGTACGCACGACTCCTGTGGTAGCACCTCTTGCAAAGGATATGGAAGTGGATTTAGTACAGTTTAACCTTGAAGAATTTAAAGACGGCTGGAATGATTATGGCATCGAATCGACTCCAACCATTATTCAGTACAAGGATGGAAAAGAAGTCAACCGAATCGTTGGCTACCAGGAAGAAGCGACCTTTGAAAACTGGTTCAATGAAAACACTTTGAAATAACATCAAAACGCCTGCGAATCGCAGGCGTTTTCATTTAAATTTGCTTTTCATGTTTATGGCTCTTAAAGTAACAGTCTATTGGCGGCTTTCGTATAGGTACTGATATAATCTAGATGAACATGCTTGGAGTCACAAAATTGACCGTAATTAAACGGGAAACAAATTCCGTAGTCTGTCAATGTCTGGACATTTTTACGGAACATGGACTGATATTTTTCCGGAATATGACCAGACTCCAAAATAGAGATCAATGTCTGCATGCTTGTGATTACCTGGAAAGCATCACCAAGGGTACTGAATCTCTCGAACTGCTCAGGTCTTGTATGTAATACTTCAAGCGTTTCAAATTCATGAATGTCTTCATCTGAAAAGTACAATGGAAAAATATCGGTATAAAAATACCTTGCCAGTTCTACTACTTTTTCTTCTTGTCCGGGTGTAGACGCAAAAACTATTTTCAATGTTCGACCCACCTTTTTAAGCCCTTTGTAATCTATTCGTAATATATATACCTAGAATAACATATCCATTCCATTTTTCTGGGTGGTAATTATGACCATGCATGCGGTAAAAGTTGACAGAAATAACTATTGAATGCAAACGAGTTTACTATGAAATTTTTATAGTGCAGATTAAATCTAAAATACCAAGTCAGGAGACAAATATGATACATACTAACAAAAAAGGCGAATGGTTTGAGCTGGTCATTCCCGCTGAATGGGAAAAGCACACTCTTGAAACACTTTTCAAGGACTTTTGGAAAGCTCCGAAAAAAATGGTCCATCTTTTAAGGACAGAAAAGAACGTCCTGATTAATGGAAATGTTCCTGATTGGACACTCCTCCTTAAAAAAAACGACCGCTTAAGCATGAAGCTTTTTACTGAAGAAGATATTCCCATCATCCCTGAATACTTGAATGTTGATATCATTTATGAGGATGACCATCTGATCGTATTCAATAAGCCTGCCGGAATGGATACACATCCAAACGAACTCGGCCAGGTAGGCACCCTTGCGAACGCAGCTGCATTCCATATGCAGTCAAATGGAGAAATTACCCGCTCCCGTCATATACACAGGCTCGACCGGGAGACTACAGGAGCTGTACTTTTTGCTAAAAACTCGTTCATTACAGCGATACTCGATAAAATGCTCGAGGAACGTGCCATCAAAAGAACCTATTTGGCTTTGGCTGACGGAATCATTAAACAGAAAAAAGGAACCATCAATAAACCAATTGGCCGTGACCGTCATCATCCAACAAGAAGAAGAGTTTCGGAAACAGGGCAGCAGGCCATCACCCACTTTAAAGTACTGGAACAAATAAAACAGAAAGACCTGACCCTTGTCCAATGTACACTGGATACCGGCAGGACCCATCAAATCCGGGTGCATTTCAGCGCGATTGGACATCCACTGGCCGGAGACAGCCTATACGGCGGAAGCGATACAGTTTACAGACAAGCGTTGCATGCAGTAAAAATGGAATTCACCCATCCGTTTACACAGGAAAAAATAATCTGTCACGCTCCTTTTATCGACAAATCACCGATATTTTTTAATATTGATCCCTATGAGATTTAAAAGTTCTTAATAGGAACGGATAAAAAACCACAAAAAAAAATCCTTCCGACGTGGAAGGATTTTTTTATTAGTTATTAGTCAGCTTTACGCATGCTCTTCATTACAAGGCTGACGATGAATACTAATGCAATCGCACCAATCAATGCAGGTACAATCGCAAAGTCAGCAACTACTGGTCCCCAGTCTCCAAGGATTGCTTGTCCAATCCAAGCACCTACAAAACCAGCGATGATGTTA belongs to Mesobacillus subterraneus and includes:
- a CDS encoding GlsB/YeaQ/YmgE family stress response membrane protein, whose amino-acid sequence is MMSFLWALIIGGIIGWLAGLIMGRDIPGGIIGNIIAGFVGAWIGQAILGDWGPVVADFAIVPALIGAIALVFIVSLVMKSMRKAD
- a CDS encoding YhcU family protein → MKIVFASTPGQEEKVVELARYFYTDIFPLYFSDEDIHEFETLEVLHTRPEQFERFSTLGDAFQVITSMQTLISILESGHIPEKYQSMFRKNVQTLTDYGICFPFNYGQFCDSKHVHLDYISTYTKAANRLLL
- a CDS encoding RluA family pseudouridine synthase, which encodes MIHTNKKGEWFELVIPAEWEKHTLETLFKDFWKAPKKMVHLLRTEKNVLINGNVPDWTLLLKKNDRLSMKLFTEEDIPIIPEYLNVDIIYEDDHLIVFNKPAGMDTHPNELGQVGTLANAAAFHMQSNGEITRSRHIHRLDRETTGAVLFAKNSFITAILDKMLEERAIKRTYLALADGIIKQKKGTINKPIGRDRHHPTRRRVSETGQQAITHFKVLEQIKQKDLTLVQCTLDTGRTHQIRVHFSAIGHPLAGDSLYGGSDTVYRQALHAVKMEFTHPFTQEKIICHAPFIDKSPIFFNIDPYEI
- a CDS encoding thioredoxin family protein gives rise to the protein MKKVIVFLLIIVGLFAALFFLNKAQNEEKSEGNPYGKDTLHPETVKQLDDENYQNIILPEELDEKIENGDDVTVYFYSPLCSHCVRTTPVVAPLAKDMEVDLVQFNLEEFKDGWNDYGIESTPTIIQYKDGKEVNRIVGYQEEATFENWFNENTLK